The Syntrophotalea acetylenivorans genome contains the following window.
CGCAACTGATGGGAAAGATCGACAGTCGCGCCTTTCGCCTTCAGGTCGGTTATGCCAGCTGCCGTCAATTGCCATCAATCAGCTACCACAATCCTTTTGTGACCATCCCGGTAAGTCCGACGAAGTCAGTGATTATCGAGCGGGGCCGTGCCGCGGCCGACGTTGAATTGGGCGAGGAGGCGCAAGAGCGTTTCATATCGTTCTTCCTTTCCGGAGATAATTCATCACCAATGATCGCAGGCAACGACTCTTTGGCCGAATTGGTCCCCTTTGAACACGGCCGGCAGGGGTTGCAGGATTATTTCTAAAAAACTTCACAGCCGACTCACGCCACAACGCCATGTAGAATTCAATCCCTTCCCGCCCCCCTTTTGTCCAACATTGCTTGGCTTAAGCCCCTTATCCACCTATAATTGTTTTATCTTTTCCTTTTTGCAGGCGATATCCGGATATGCCCTCTTTTTCTAAATCGAAGCTGCGCGACAAGCTGCTCCGCTGGTGGAGCACGCCACGCATCTTTAAATTCTTCCTGCTGCGCCTGCGTCTGGCCGCTACCTATCAGGCAGTGGACCGCTACACGGTGCTGTTCTGGGCTGGGCTGGTCGGGATACTCGGCGGCCTTTCCTCAGTACTGTTCCGCCGCCTGCTCGATCTGATGGCCTTTGTCCTGAGTGGTCGCCACGGCAGTATCGTGGAGATCTTCTCAGGCCTGCCGCCCTGGCAACGTCTGGCTACGCCAATAGTCGGCGGTCTGGTCGCCGGTGGGGTACTATACTTCGGCGGCCGCTGGCATTCACGCCGAAGCAGTTCTACCGATTTCATGGAAGCGGTAGTTCTCGGCGAAGGGACTCTGTCCTTTCGCTCCAGTATTGTGAAAATTCTTTCGGCAACTTTTTCGGTTACCTCCGGCGGCTCCATCGGTCGCGAAGGACCGATGGTGCAACTCTCTTCCCTGCTCGCCTCTATGGTCGGTCGCACCCGCAAATGGTCGGTCGCACAACGGCGACTGATTCTTGCCTGCGGCGCCTCGGCGGGCATCGCCGCGGCCTACAACGCGCCCATCGCCGGGGCGCTGTTCGTCGCTGAGATCGTGGTTGGCTCCATCGCCATGGAAACCTTTGGCCCACTGATCTTTTCTTCGGTATTAGCCACCCAGACGGTACGTTTTCTGGCCGACAGCGATCCCCTGTACGTCATCCCCCCCTTTCACCTGCAATCGGGATTGGAACTGTTCTACTACCTGGCCCTTGGCCTGCTGGCCGGGCTGGTGGCCCCCTGGTTTTTGCGCGCCCTGCGCGGCAGCGAAAAGCTGTTCACTAAGACCTGTCTGCCAGCCTATCTGCGCCTTGCCCTGGGCGGCCTGGTGGTCGGGGTCCTGGCCCTGCGCTACCCGGAAGTGTGCGGCAACGGCTACAGCGTGGTCACCGGCATTCTGCAAGAGCAATGGCTGTGGTCGAGCCTGGTGGTTCTGCTGCTGCTGAAAGTGACCGCCACCTCCGCCAGTTTCGGTTCCGGTGCGGTGGGCGGGGTCTTTACCCCGACCTTGTTCGTCGGCGCCAGCGTCGGTTATTTATTCGGCCATGCCTGTGAAGGTCTCGGCCTCGGCGGCCTTCCGGAACCGGGAGCCCTGGCCCTGACCGGCATGGGCATGGTGCTGGCGGCCACCACCCACGCACCGCTTATGGCCATTATCATGATCTTTGAGATGACCCTCGACTACCAGCTGATACTGCCTCTAATGCTCGGTTGTGTGCTGGCTCATTTCACTGCCCTGGGTTTCGAGAGCGGTTCTATCTATAGCGCTTCCCTAAAGCGCAAAGGTGCCGATTATGCCCAGCGACAACTGGCCTTGTTAAAAGTCGGCGGATTGATGAAATCCGATCCGGCACGGGTTCGACCGGATGCCCCCTTTAATCAGATAGCCAAGCATTTCGTCCTGCATACCTATCAATATCTTTATGTGGTAAATGAACAGGGGATCTACCTTGGCGCTGTAGGGCTGCAGGACATCAAACAATACCTCGGCAACTCTTTTTTGGATAATCTGATTGTCGCTCAGGACCTGTTGACCGATGGCCCTCCGATCATCCATTACTCCGCTTCCCTAGAAGAAGCTTTGGAGAAGTTCAGCCATTACACAGGGGAGCGACTGCCGGTGGTCTCGGATGGCCCATCGCCCCGACTGCTGGGCAGCCTGGGTAAAACCGACCTGCTGCTGGCCCTGGCTGAGCGGGTGCCTGCCGCTGAGGGGCAGTTTGCCGACCAGACAAAGAAGGGGTAGCGGGTTATGTTTTTGAGGCTTTGGTTGCACCATGGCGTGAAGAAAGGGGTTTAATGACTGAGACAAAGAAGGGTAAACTGGCCCGGGATTTAAACTCCCTTTAGTTTTCTGTCCAGCCCAAAACCACGGAAGGCCACAAATGACCTGGCTGAAAGATGAACGTTACGAACCACCACCGCGGCGAAACCACTGGCGGATGAAGCTGCACGAAGTGATATTCGAAGCCGACACCCCGGCGGGCAAGGCCTTTGATGTGCTGCTTATCCTCAGCATCCTGGCCAGCGTGGTTGCGGTGATGCTCGACAGCATGGGTGCGGTGCGCCTGGAGTACGGGAGACTTCTTTACCTGATCGAGTGGTTCTTCACCTTGCTCTTCTCGGTTGAGTATATTCTTCGCTTAGTGTGTGTCGGCCGACCAAGCAAGTACGCGACCAGTTTTTACGGGGTAGTCGACCTGCTTGCGATCATTCCCACCTACTTGAGCCTGGTGTTGCCCGGAAGCCAGTATCTACTGGTGATCCGACTGCTGCGCATTCTTCGCATCTTCCGTATTCTGAAGCTGGTTCCTTATCTCGGAGAAGCGCGCCTGCTCATGCAGGCATTACGCGCCAGCGGTCGTAAAATAGCCGTCTTTCTCTTTACGGTACTGACGTTGGTCGTTATCTTCGGATCGCTGATGTACGTTATTGAAAGCTCGGAAAGCGGCTTCACCAGCATTCCACGCAGCATCTATTGGGCGATCGTCACCCTGACCACGGTCGGCTATGGCGACATCTCTCCCCAAACGGTCTTGGGACAGACTCTGGCCTCCCTGGTAATGATTCTAGGCTACAGCATCATTGCCGTTCCCACCGGCATCGTGACGGTGGAGATGTCCCACGCCTTCGGCCGAAAGATCTCGACCCAGGCATGCCCCGAATGCAGTGCCGAGGGACACGATGACGACGCTCGCTACTGTAAGTTTTGCGGTTCTGCGCTGTAAGGATTAATCCACAGCAACACCTTTTTTCCACATCAGGTCCGAAATCCTTCACGCCCCTTTCATTTTTTCAAACATAAAAACGGCCGCCCTCAATAAGAGAGCGGCCCAATTTACGCACCTTGTTTTTACTCACTGCTTCAAATCTATTGTATTCTAGCCCCCCAACAGATAACCAACCCCCCGCACAGTCTTCAACATCTGAGGTTTTCGGGAAGGATCTCCCAACTTCTGGCGAATGCGTGAAATGTAGATGTCTACCGAGCGGTCATAACCGTTGTATTGTACTCCGAGCAAATCTTCGTAAATCTTGTCGCGGCTGACCACCGCCCGGGCATTACAGGCCAAGTACCAGAGGAGATCGAATTCCCTGGAAGTCAGATCAATAGACTGGCCTTCGACCCGGACTTCCCGCCGGCCCCCATCCACCTCCAGCGCTCCGAGGTTGAGGGTCCTTACCGGGGCGGCGAACGACCGCCTGCCGCGGCGCAGCAGGGCACGGATTTTTGCCACCAGCAGAGCGGGGCTTATCGGTTTGACAATAAAATCGTCTGCCCCCATTTCCAGGCCCAACACCTGATGCATTTCATCAACACAGTCAGCCATAACCAGCAACGGACCGGCATAGGTTTCCCTGATAGTCCTACAGACCGCGAGACGCTGAAGCGAGGGCAACGTGAGGTCAACCAGAATCAGTTCCGAGTTTTCTTCTGGAGTGGACGCTCCTTCAAGAGCCTCAGCCTTCAGCAGACAAACAGCAAAGCCTTCCCCCTCCAGACAACCTACCAGGGGAGCAGCCAAACTACTGTCTTCGGATATCAATAAAATCGGACATTCTTTTTCCATAAGCATATACTGAACTTTCTGGTATTCAGCCTGCAAATTGGTGTGGTGTAAGTGAAGCCCAGCCTTTTCCGGCCATCGGTCCCTTTACCAAAAACTTGTTGCATTTTTGTAACGGGCCAGAGACTTCGAAGCGTTGCCCCTATGTTTTCTAGTTTCCAGATTCCTGCATGTCAAAACGGGGTCCAAACCCTTCTGAACCATCGGGGCCTCCGCGACGCTTTTGGGGATGCGGACCCCGCAGTTTTTTCAACTTGTAAGCCAGGTCTGCCAGTTCCTGTTGTTCGGGTGTCAAGAGAGCATAAACCTGACTGCGGGTCCGGGCACGGCCGACCATCAGTTCGGCGTGTAACTGAGCCTTCTCGGCTGCCAGCTTACGCAAGACCTTTTCATCAAAGTTTTTGGGATTGCTCGCCAGGCGTAATTCCCGGTCGGTTTCTTTTATCTCGGCATGAACTTTTTCAGCCTGCTCACGGTTGGCCTCAAATAACTTTTTAGCCTCCTGGCGTTGCTCCTTACTCAGGTCGAAACTCTCGGCCAGGCGCTCCCAGTGACCACGCCTGGCGTCCATCCGACAGGGACCATTATCCGGGCTCGTCGCATCCGCCTTGCCGTCACGCTCCCAGGGGACCGCCAGGGCCGTCAAACTACCTCCCATTACCAGAACGCCGCACAGCACCATCAACCAGATTTTCTTTTTCATCTTTAATCTCCTTGTCGTTACGGGCAGCCAATCCATGCACCAGCCCTTTGCTTGGCTTGTTGTCTATCAATCGGACCGGATAACAACCCCAGCGGAATACCATCTGCTTCCCTGCCGACAGCACTATGAATAGCGAACGAATTTGCAGCAAATATGGAAGAAGTGTGAAAATAAGCCGTGATCAGACGAGATGGCTGGTATTGGCGTCCCGGAATGTGCTAGTAGAACGTATATAGCTTGCGAATCAGGAGCATTCAGAGAAAACGATGAAAATCAGCATCAAATACCGACTTTTCCTGGCTTTCCTTGTCGCGACTCTTACTTTGGTGGCCAGCATGTTTCTGGTCACCAAGTTGAGTTTTGACCGGGGCTTTTTGCGCTATATCAACAACGTTGAACAGCAGCGTATCGAACAACTGGCCAGCGAACTGGAACAGTCCTTTGCCGAAAACGGCAGCTGGGACTTTCTTCGCTACAACCCGCGAGCGTGGCGCCGGCTTATATTTGCCGCCAAGCCGGAAATCAATCTGGAACCTCCGCCTTTCGATAAACCGGTGAATCCCGCCGGCAGGTTCCCTGAAAGGGGTCCCATGCCGCCCCCTCCGCCTGTTTCCAGTAATCATTTTGAACGTCGCGTATTACTGCTGGATGCTGAGCAGAAGCGAATTTTCGGTCCGCGGCGCTATTCAGCAGACCTTGAACTGCTTTCCCTCAACGCCCAGGGAAATACGGTTGGCTATCTGGCGATCGTGCCGCCCCGGGCTCCGCGGGACCTTATCGATCCGCATCAGCAGCAGTTCTTTAAAAAACAACGCCGCTCATTCGCCATCATCGCCATCGCTATGGCGGGGGCCGCTGCGCTGCTCTCAGTTCCCCTCTCCCGACGCCTGGTACGACGTATCACCGATCTGGCCGCTGCCACGCATCTGCTGACCGCCGGGCAGTACCAAACCCGGGTTCAGGCGACCGCCTCCGATGAACTCGGTCAACTGGCGCGGGACTTCAACAGCCTGGCCCTAACCCTGGAGAACAACGAGCAACTGCGACGACAATGGGTAGCCGACATCTCCCACGAATTGCGCACCCCCCTGGCAGTGCTTCGAGGTGAAATCGAAGCGCTGCAGGACGGCGTGCGACCGCAAACTCCTCAGTCCATGTCTATGCTGCACGGCGAGGTCATGCACCTGAGTCGCCTGGTGGAAGACCTCTACCAGCTGGCCTTAGCCGACATCGACGCCCTCAGCTGCCGAAAAGAGCCGATCGACCTAAGCGAAATCCTGCAACAAACCGCCGATTCTTTTCGTGGAGAACTGGTCGCGCACGATGTGCGACTGACCTGCGAATTTCCTGCAGGCAAAACCGTGTCCATGCTCGGTGACGACCGGCGCCTTCGCCAACTGTTCAGCAATCTGCTGGAAAACAGCCTGCGCTATACAGATAAAGGGGGAGAATTGCGCATAAGGATGACAACCGATGGACAACGGGCCGTCATCCATTTCGAAGATACCGCACCGGGCGTGGCGGAAGAAAAGCTGGAGCGGCTGTTCGACCGCCTCTACCGGGTCGAAAGCTCGCGCAGTCGAAACACCGGAGGAGCCGGCCTAGGCCTGGCTCTATGCAAAACCATCGTCGAGTCTCATGACGGAACCATCATCGCACGGCCTTCATCACTGGGCGGTCTGCGAATTGAAATCGACCTGCCGTTAAAGGGAATAACATGATAAACCACAAGATTCTGGTCGTCGAGGACGAGGAACGTCTGGCGGGTATCCTGGCCGACTATCTGCACCAGGCGAATTTCGAGGCCCATTGTCTGGCAGACGGTACCGGTGTTGTGAGCTGGGTACGGGAAGAACAGCCGGCATTGATTCTGCTCGATCTGATGCTGCCCGGCCGTAACGGCATGGATATCTGTAAGGAGATCCGTACCTTCTCCGACGTGCCGATTATAATGGTCACTGCCCGGGTGGAAGAAATCGACCGCTTGCTAGGGTTGGAATTGGGCGCCGACGACTATATCTGCAAGCCCTTCAGCCCCCGAGAAGTAGTGGCCCGGGTCAAGGCCGTGCTACGCCGTTCTCAAGGACAGCAGGCCGTACAGGCTGAGGGGCTGACCCTAGACCAAACGACCTATCGTGCCACCCTCAACGGCCACGACCTTGCTCTAACCGCAGTGGAATTCAAACTGCTGCACTATCTGGCCGCCAACCCCGGTCGGCTCTTTTCCCGCCCTCAGTTGATGGAAAAAATCTATCCGGACCAGCGTATCGTCAGCGATCGCACCATCGACAGCCACATCAAAAAGCTACGCAAAAAGATCGCCTCTACGACACCAGATCAGGAACTGATCCATTCGGTGTACGGAGTCGGCTACAAGTTCGAAGCCTGAAAAATCAACTGTGGCATGCCCCACATGTGTGGACTTTAGTAGTGGGGCATTGCCACACATTGTTCATATGCAGTTACTGCCCCAGACTTAGGCGGCGTATCGAGCAGAAGGCTTTTGGAAGCCTAAAAAAACCCATCCTAAAAGTAAGTACCCAAAATCATTGAAAGATATTTGCAAACGAGAATTTTGAACAAGTCTTATCCCGCATTTAAAAGATCTGCTCCGCTATATTGGAACAACTATTGCGTTTAATCACAATCCAAAGATTGTGCAAGTTCACACCTTGGGAGTACGGAGAAATGCGGAAATGATTAAATCAAAAACAACGGCCCAAAACCTAACTCTCTCCTTGCCGGCCTTGTTCGGAAATCTCCTATTTGGCGAGGCCTTGGCCTCCATGCCTTCTTTCCCGACCAACAACGGAGGCGCAAATTGCAAAAAGAATTAAATAAACTGCGCCGCGAAAACCAATCCGTCCAAAACCTTTTCCAAAACATTCCCGATTTCCTTGTAGTTCTGGATCGGGATCTGCGCATTCAATACTGCAACTGGCGAGGCTGCTACGCCAAGGTGCCTGAAGAGCACCGCGTGAGCGGAATCCGCTGCTACGAAGCCTTTTACCCGGAACAGGACGGCCCCTGCGACCCCTGCCCTGCGCAGACTGTTTTTGCCAGTGGCCAACCGACTACCCAGATCAAACATAATTCCAGGATCGGTTTTCTGGAGTCTCGCTGTTTCCCGATCTTCAACGAAAAGGGGCAAATTGTCTCGGTCGCCGCACAGATCTGCGATGTCACCGACCGGATTCAAGCCGATAAAGCCCTCAAAGAAAGCGAAAGAAAGCTGCAGGCGATCCTCCACTCCATACACGACCCTATCCGTGTGGTGGACAAGGAACTGAATATCGTCTGGGCCAACGAGGCGGCGCACAAAATCTTCGGCGAACCGATCCTCAGCAAGAAATGCTGCTCCATCTACAAGCTTGATATAAACCATTTCGATGTCTCTTGTTGCCCGACCAAGGCAGCCCTGGCCGACGGCAAAACTCATCAGCATATCCTCACCATCCCACTCGCCGACGACGAAGTGCATACTTTCAAAACCTCCTCCCACGTCATCGAATGGGACCAAGAGCGGCAACCGGCTGCGGTACTTGAGGTATTCTGGGACATCACCGAGATCAAGCGTACTGATGAAGCTCTGCGACGTAGCGAAACGCTTTTCCGCACTGTGGTTGAATCGAGCAAAGACGCCATGGTGGCCATCGACCGCAACGGCCTCATCACCCTCTTCAACCCCGGTGCGGAAAAGATCTTCGGTCGCTCCAGGGAAGAGATGCTGAACACCCCAGTGGAAGGACTGATGCCCGCCGCCTACCGTATGGCCCACAGCCAGTATATCCGAGATTTCTTTACTGGCACCAAACAGCCCGTGGCTATGGGCAAGACCCTCGAGTTGCAAGCGGTGCGCAACAACGGCGATACCTTTCCCGTTGAGTTATCCCTCTCCCAGGGCCAGGCAGGCAGCGAGCCTTTCGTGCTGGCGGTAATTCGCGATATTAGCGAACGCAAGCTGATCGAGCAGCAATTGATTCACCAGGCCAATTACGACAGCCTCACCGGACTGCCTAACCGCACCCTGATTCTCGACCGCCTGAAACAGGCCGTCGCCTTTGAACAGCGCCATGAACGGCATCTGGCGGTGATGCTGCTCGACCTGGACAATTTCAAGGCCATTAACGACAGCCTCGGTCACGACGGCGGTAACCTGCTGCTAAAGGAGGTGGCCCAGCGGCTCTCGGAAACCGTGCGCGACACCGATACGGTCGGCCGCCTGTATGGTGACGAATTCGTTATTTTGGCACGGGACATGGGCAGCACCGAGGGGGTGATGAGGCTGGTCAGCAAAGTGGCCCAGGCCTTTGACAAGCCTTTTTCCATCGCCGGCGGCGAGTTTCTGACCAGCTTCAGCACCGGCATTGCCCTGTTTCCTGGGGACGGCAGCGATGCCGACGAACTGCTGAAAAAAGCCGACACGGCCATGTACGCAAGTAAGAAAGGCGGCAAAAACCGCTTCAGTTTCTTCGCCCCCAGCATGGAAGAGAGTATCCGCCAAAGGCTGCAACTGGAAAAAATGCTTCAGCAGGCTGTGATGAACCGGGAATTCTTTTTGCACTACCAACCGCGAGTCGATACCGCCAGTGGCCGAATTATTGGCTTGGAAGCTCTGCTGCGCTGGACCCCCGACGGACACCCCCCTATTTCTCCGGACCAGTTCGTGCCGATCCTGGAAGAAACGGGTGGGATCGAGGAAATAGGCGAGTGGATACTGGAAACGGTCTGTCGAACAGCCAGGGCTTGGCAGCAAATGGGATTACCCTCGGTGCGAGTCTGGGTCAACATTTCGGGCAAGCAGTTTCAGGACAAATATCTGTTTGAAAAAATTGAAAAGATCCTCGCCGTTACCGGCCTGTCTCCCCGTTACCTGGGCCTGGAATTGACTGAGAGCGTCCTGATGCAAGACGTGGAAGTACATATCGCTAAACTGAAGCAACTCAAGCAACTTGGGGTGATGATCTCACTGGACGATTTTGGCACCGGCTACTCTTCGCTGAGTTATCTGAAAAGATTCCCCATCGACGAAATCAAGATCGATCGGTCGTTTGTTAACGGCCTGCTCACCGACGAAAACGATACGGCCATCGTCCGCACCATCCTCGCCATGGCCCAAAGCCTCGGCCTGCGGGTTGTCGCTGAAGGGGTTGAAACGCCAGGCCAGAGGGACTTTTTAACTGAGCAACACTGCGATGAAATGCAGGGATACCTCTTTAGCAAACCCGTCCCCCCCAATCGGTTGTCGACCTGCTAACCTCCCAAAAACACCACAGGGCGCCACCTTCGATTTACTCGCAGCAGAACAACTCAACGCCTGCGTTCGGTTGAACGAGCCATCGTAGATTCCTGCCGCCAACCACTGCTTCCCATTTGACTCCGGAACAGGATAAGGCTGCCCTCTCCTGCGACCGAATCAGTATCCAGCAGCAAGCCACGGCCAGAAAAGGAATATTTAAAATTTCATCAAATAATCGGGTGGAATGGACCCGCCCCTGTCTCTAAATTAGCCGAAACATATTAACCTTGAAATCTTTTCACCCGGAGACATTGTCTGTAAAAAATTTAAGCCAGCTAATCAGCCTGGCGAATTTAGGCTTCACCTTCGCCGCATTAATTAGAAACACACAACCTGCACAATGCTTTATGTGTGTACGCCAATCTTTCTACCTGCTAAAAGAATCGTGCATTAGCCTGACCAAATCTCCCAGATGTGTATATATCGCCTGGCAAAAGGCTGTTTTTCTTCTACCGGCAACAAATTTGGCACCACGGACCTTTATTTATTAGCGCTTCAGTAATTTTTTGTTTTGGTCCGCAACGTATTGTCGTTACAATGGGTTCCGGTAAATCCTGCTAGGCGACCAGACAGATTATAGCGACCAAACTGGGTTATGAATGCACGAGTCGAGTTGCATGAAACTCACGACATGAGGACTTCCATGACAACGGATGTTGACAAACCCCGGACGCAACTCAAGGCCGAACTGGCAGCAGCCCACCAGGAACTGGCAGCCCTTAGGCAGCAAATCGAAGCGGATCGCAAGGCACCGTCCATTGCCGCGCAGGTTCAAGACCTGAGTTCGGCTTGCCACACAGAAAACCAGAACGACCTTCAGCTGCGCCAGGCCAACCGGGATCTGCAACACTACAAGGGAATCGTTTCTTCCACCCCGGATCTGATCGCCCTGATCGACAGCGATTACGTCTGTCGGGTGGTTAACGACAGCTATCTAAACGCCTTTGCCCGCCAGCCCGGGGAAATCATCGACCGGCCCGTTGCCGAACTATTCGGCGAAGAGGACTTCGACAGCACTATTCGGCCCCACCTGGTTGAGGCTTTTAACGGTGATACGGTGCGATACGAGCGCTGGGTCACCTTTTCTTCCGGCGGCCGCCGACTGTGCGCCATCACCTTTCATCCGGTGCCGGAACCGGAGGGACCTATCTGTCACGTTGCCGCCAATATCCGGGATATCACCGAAGGCAAGCAGGCCGTGGTTGATCGTCAGCGAATTTTCGAAGCTTCTTTCGACATGCTCTGTTTCATCGGCATCGATGGCTGCTTCAAGGATCTCAATCCTTCCTGGACCCGCACCCTTGGCTGGAGCGTCGCCGAACTGCTTAACACACCTTGGCTGGATCTGGTTCATCCGGAGGATCGCCGAATTGCTGTCGAAGGTGAAGAGAGGCTGCTACTGAGGCAACAGACCGGCACCTGCGAATACCGGTTGCGCTGCAAGGACGGCCGCTATCGCTGGGTAGTCTGGAACGCCAGCGCCGATCTGGAGCGTCAGGAAATCTTTGCCACCATGCGTGATATCACTGACAGCAAATTAATGCAGGAAGCGCTCAAGTCCTCGGTTCGAAAGTACCGAACCTTTTTCGATTCTGCCGGCGACGCGGTATTCGTTCACGATTTCTCCGAGCGTTTACTGGATGTCAACCGAGTGGCCTGCGAACGTCTCGGCTACAGTCGGGAGGAGTTGCTGTCAATGCCGATGGACCGGCTCAAAAAGACCCAAACAGCCATCAGCTCCCCCCAACTGCTCGACAAAATTGAGGAGGACGGCCACGTCTCTTTCGAAGCCCACCATCAGACCAAAGACGGACGGGAACTGCTGGTCTGGACCAACGCCAAGCGCACGGAATACGACGGCCTACCTGCCATCCTCAGCATCTGCCGCGACATCTCGGAGCGCAAACGCATAGAGAACGAGCTACGTAATCTGGCCATCACCGACTCCCTGACCGGCGCCTGGAACCGACGTTACTTTATCAGCCGCGCCAAGGAGGAGCTGGCCCGTAGCCTCCGCTACACTCCCCCCTTCGCTCTGCTGATACTCGATATCGACTTTTTCAAGCTGATCAACGACACCTACGGTCACGATGTCGGTGATGAGGTTCTCAAAAGCCTGACTGAACGCTGCCGCATGGAACTGCGGGAAACCGACGTTTTCGCCCGTTTCGGCGGCGAAGAATTCGCCGCCCTATTGCCACAGATCAGTCGGGAGAATGCTTTGTTGACCGCGGAACGCCTTCGCACCTCCATAGCCACCATGCCGATGGAGCAGATCAGCGAAACCTTTTCCATCACCGTCAGCATCGGCATATCTCTCTTTAACGGCCAGGAAACTTCCATCGAAGAATTGATAAAACAGGCCGACCAGGCCATGTACCGGGCAAAAAAACAGGGACGCAACCGCGTCGAGTTCTTCTAGCTCCCGATTGTTCACCTGTTAAAGACGAAAGCCCCACCGAGAACTATCATCGGCAGGGCTGTTTCGTTTTGGACGATTGAAAACAGAAAACACTCAATATCGATCAAAAACGCCGGCGGCGCAAAAAACTATAGGATGGCTAAGCAAAAATAAACATCCAGCATCTCGAAATCCTTTAAAAAGGCCGCAACCATAGAGGGGTTTTTGCGAGGCCGTCAAATATCGCTGGTCAAACAGTTTTTACCCCTGTTTTTACTTTGATACATCAACTCATCAGCCCGCCCGACAAGATCGGTTAAAGAATCGCCGACTTGCGCCAAGGTTGCGCCAACCGATACCGTGACCCCCACGGAGCCATCTTCCTGTTGCAGCCGGGAACTCTCGATCAACATACGCAGCCGCTCGCCGATGGCTATCAACTCTGCCCCTTCTATATTGCGCACAAGCCCGATAAACTCTTCCCCACCCCAGCGACCGAAAACATCGAAAGGCCGGCATATGTGCTTAAGGTTTCTGGCCACCATCTGCAGCACCTGATCGCCAAAACCATGCCCGAAATTATCATTGATATATTTGAAATTATCAATATCGATAAACAACAGACCAAACGGCCATCCATACCGAGCTTGCTCTTGCAGATGGCTTTCGATCTCTCTCTCGAAATAATTACGATTGACCAACCCGGTCAAACTATCGACCAACGCCAGTTGTCGTAATTCCTCCAACTGAAGCAGCACGCCGGTCTTTTCGCTGAGATCCTGGAACAGTTCAACCCCACCCATGACCCGACCATCGGCTCCGGGCAAGGGGCGAATACGCACGGCCACCGGCACCCTGTGCCCATGCT
Protein-coding sequences here:
- a CDS encoding response regulator, whose protein sequence is MINHKILVVEDEERLAGILADYLHQANFEAHCLADGTGVVSWVREEQPALILLDLMLPGRNGMDICKEIRTFSDVPIIMVTARVEEIDRLLGLELGADDYICKPFSPREVVARVKAVLRRSQGQQAVQAEGLTLDQTTYRATLNGHDLALTAVEFKLLHYLAANPGRLFSRPQLMEKIYPDQRIVSDRTIDSHIKKLRKKIASTTPDQELIHSVYGVGYKFEA
- a CDS encoding ion transporter — encoded protein: MTWLKDERYEPPPRRNHWRMKLHEVIFEADTPAGKAFDVLLILSILASVVAVMLDSMGAVRLEYGRLLYLIEWFFTLLFSVEYILRLVCVGRPSKYATSFYGVVDLLAIIPTYLSLVLPGSQYLLVIRLLRILRIFRILKLVPYLGEARLLMQALRASGRKIAVFLFTVLTLVVIFGSLMYVIESSESGFTSIPRSIYWAIVTLTTVGYGDISPQTVLGQTLASLVMILGYSIIAVPTGIVTVEMSHAFGRKISTQACPECSAEGHDDDARYCKFCGSAL
- a CDS encoding response regulator transcription factor; translated protein: MLMEKECPILLISEDSSLAAPLVGCLEGEGFAVCLLKAEALEGASTPEENSELILVDLTLPSLQRLAVCRTIRETYAGPLLVMADCVDEMHQVLGLEMGADDFIVKPISPALLVAKIRALLRRGRRSFAAPVRTLNLGALEVDGGRREVRVEGQSIDLTSREFDLLWYLACNARAVVSRDKIYEDLLGVQYNGYDRSVDIYISRIRQKLGDPSRKPQMLKTVRGVGYLLGG
- a CDS encoding ATP-binding protein is translated as MKISIKYRLFLAFLVATLTLVASMFLVTKLSFDRGFLRYINNVEQQRIEQLASELEQSFAENGSWDFLRYNPRAWRRLIFAAKPEINLEPPPFDKPVNPAGRFPERGPMPPPPPVSSNHFERRVLLLDAEQKRIFGPRRYSADLELLSLNAQGNTVGYLAIVPPRAPRDLIDPHQQQFFKKQRRSFAIIAIAMAGAAALLSVPLSRRLVRRITDLAAATHLLTAGQYQTRVQATASDELGQLARDFNSLALTLENNEQLRRQWVADISHELRTPLAVLRGEIEALQDGVRPQTPQSMSMLHGEVMHLSRLVEDLYQLALADIDALSCRKEPIDLSEILQQTADSFRGELVAHDVRLTCEFPAGKTVSMLGDDRRLRQLFSNLLENSLRYTDKGGELRIRMTTDGQRAVIHFEDTAPGVAEEKLERLFDRLYRVESSRSRNTGGAGLGLALCKTIVESHDGTIIARPSSLGGLRIEIDLPLKGIT
- a CDS encoding ClcB-like voltage-gated chloride channel protein, whose product is MPSFSKSKLRDKLLRWWSTPRIFKFFLLRLRLAATYQAVDRYTVLFWAGLVGILGGLSSVLFRRLLDLMAFVLSGRHGSIVEIFSGLPPWQRLATPIVGGLVAGGVLYFGGRWHSRRSSSTDFMEAVVLGEGTLSFRSSIVKILSATFSVTSGGSIGREGPMVQLSSLLASMVGRTRKWSVAQRRLILACGASAGIAAAYNAPIAGALFVAEIVVGSIAMETFGPLIFSSVLATQTVRFLADSDPLYVIPPFHLQSGLELFYYLALGLLAGLVAPWFLRALRGSEKLFTKTCLPAYLRLALGGLVVGVLALRYPEVCGNGYSVVTGILQEQWLWSSLVVLLLLKVTATSASFGSGAVGGVFTPTLFVGASVGYLFGHACEGLGLGGLPEPGALALTGMGMVLAATTHAPLMAIIMIFEMTLDYQLILPLMLGCVLAHFTALGFESGSIYSASLKRKGADYAQRQLALLKVGGLMKSDPARVRPDAPFNQIAKHFVLHTYQYLYVVNEQGIYLGAVGLQDIKQYLGNSFLDNLIVAQDLLTDGPPIIHYSASLEEALEKFSHYTGERLPVVSDGPSPRLLGSLGKTDLLLALAERVPAAEGQFADQTKKG
- a CDS encoding Spy/CpxP family protein refolding chaperone codes for the protein MKKKIWLMVLCGVLVMGGSLTALAVPWERDGKADATSPDNGPCRMDARRGHWERLAESFDLSKEQRQEAKKLFEANREQAEKVHAEIKETDRELRLASNPKNFDEKVLRKLAAEKAQLHAELMVGRARTRSQVYALLTPEQQELADLAYKLKKLRGPHPQKRRGGPDGSEGFGPRFDMQESGN